From a region of the Streptacidiphilus albus JL83 genome:
- a CDS encoding peptidase inhibitor family I36 protein has product MRNRLIVSLAAAGLMLATGIGTAEAASAATPSAGAGAGFGSASSTATGRTAATVRPAIEPGCAATYFCFWNNENFNDGPGKLSGNNPSWFVFSHSSCPNGTWANCASSLDNAGTSGMGVEVWSSTGYNGDHACVSDNETYSDLANNSYSNGDAANDSIESNEWTWAC; this is encoded by the coding sequence ATGCGCAATCGACTCATCGTCAGCCTCGCGGCGGCCGGCCTCATGCTGGCCACCGGCATCGGGACGGCGGAGGCGGCCTCGGCCGCGACGCCGTCGGCGGGGGCTGGGGCCGGATTCGGCTCGGCCAGTTCCACGGCGACGGGCAGGACCGCCGCCACCGTCCGCCCGGCCATCGAGCCCGGCTGCGCGGCCACGTACTTCTGTTTCTGGAACAACGAGAACTTCAACGACGGCCCCGGGAAGCTCTCCGGCAACAACCCCAGTTGGTTCGTCTTCTCCCACTCGTCCTGCCCCAACGGCACCTGGGCCAACTGCGCCTCCTCGCTCGACAACGCCGGCACCAGCGGCATGGGCGTCGAGGTCTGGAGCAGCACCGGCTACAACGGCGACCACGCCTGCGTCTCGGACAACGAGACCTACTCGGACCTCGCCAACAACTCGTACAGCAACGGGGACGCCGCCAACGACAGCATCGAGAGCAACGAGTGGACCTGGGCCTGCTGA
- a CDS encoding AfsR/SARP family transcriptional regulator, with protein sequence MPGRMRYALLGDVTLEQEGTAQRVPGALPRTVLAMLLLNANRPVGVSAIADVLWGDQLPASAMASLYNSVLRLRRLLGPEGATRLRSVSAGYLLEVGDGELDLQVFKDLCGRGREAQAAGQWAAARERLAAALELWRCEPLADVERPALEQAERQHLHELRLQALQGRIEADLRLGLHTAVVPELRALTRRYPLTEAFHAQLVLALYRSGRPGDALNVYQEARAVLQEELGADPGPELRRLYEHVLHHDPALDLPGGRAEQGAAAITESAITATAITEAARRDGARHQLPVDTRVFTGRSQELDRLVGLAAGAGAAAAAGAVGVVEGGSAGAVVILAIDGMAGVGKTGLAVHAAHRLRASYPDGQLFIDLHGHTPGLDPLTAEDALEQLLHALGVAPQLVPKNLDERAAHYRHRLADSRVLIVLDDACSTAQVRPLLPGTPGCLVLVTSRKRLTGLDDAHSVALDVLPEADAAALLHEVAGPGRITADLASISELLSLCGSLPLAVRITAARLRHQRNLSVPELVERLRDESARLSQLQDEDRSLVSVFECSYRALPAAEQRLFRLLGLVPGPDFDVRAAARLADVDQRAAEVLLESLLGHNLLTQRTPGRYRFHDLVRLYARMRDGGQVAAVEREAAVERLLDHYQQAADAADRRLARQSHPGAVPTAAPTAASTVVSTSTSPAAEPWLSDRPQALAWMRTERDNLLAALSYAARRQHPRVPALTAALAAFLQEEGPWEQAAVLFRTALTTARARGDRLGEADALWDLGKVRHTTGDLSVAAGFHEQALAIYRSLGNRLGEANALHDLARTRHAAGDFAVGADLQRQALELYQCLGHRHGTAVSLYSLCRERIVAGDFSTGADLLERALAIYRSLGDRLGEANSLWGLGRVRLATGDYPAAAALHERALTIYQELGHQRNLAYALMGLGRVRLATGSHAAAADLLHRALAIHQDIGDRLGEVNTLHEMGRLGLATRDHPAAAEHLGRALAIYRDVGDRQGEVDVLNSLGALSCATSGARAALSLYEQALELARRIDSPLDEARALEGAARCTARQGDPEAALPLLRRAVTLYQGIGAAEAQSAAAQLAVLESDARYVGGSPLCIPQKDLDLLKRQGTARRGGTVPRVDMTYLHTDSPLAWPRWDSGDGPVEPASGAAGG encoded by the coding sequence ATGCCGGGTCGAATGCGCTATGCCCTGCTCGGAGACGTGACGCTGGAGCAGGAGGGGACCGCACAGCGGGTGCCCGGAGCGCTGCCGCGCACCGTGCTGGCGATGCTGCTGCTGAACGCCAACCGGCCGGTGGGGGTCTCGGCCATCGCGGACGTCCTGTGGGGAGACCAGCTGCCGGCCTCGGCGATGGCCTCGCTGTACAACAGCGTGCTCAGGCTTCGTCGGCTGCTCGGCCCCGAGGGCGCGACGCGGCTGCGGTCGGTGTCGGCCGGATACCTGCTGGAGGTCGGGGACGGAGAACTCGACCTCCAGGTGTTCAAGGACCTGTGCGGCCGTGGCCGTGAGGCGCAGGCCGCCGGGCAGTGGGCCGCTGCCCGGGAGAGGCTGGCGGCGGCACTGGAGCTGTGGCGCTGCGAGCCGCTGGCCGATGTCGAGCGCCCCGCGCTGGAGCAGGCGGAGCGGCAGCACCTGCACGAGCTGCGGCTGCAGGCGCTCCAGGGCCGGATCGAGGCGGATCTGCGACTGGGCCTGCACACCGCGGTCGTGCCGGAGCTGCGGGCGCTGACCCGCCGGTATCCGCTGACCGAGGCCTTCCACGCGCAGCTGGTACTCGCCCTGTACCGCAGCGGTCGGCCGGGCGACGCCCTGAACGTCTATCAGGAGGCCCGCGCCGTACTGCAGGAGGAGCTGGGCGCCGACCCCGGTCCGGAACTGCGGCGACTGTACGAGCACGTGCTGCACCACGATCCGGCACTGGACCTTCCGGGCGGACGGGCGGAGCAGGGGGCGGCCGCGATCACGGAGAGCGCGATCACGGCCACCGCGATCACGGAGGCCGCGAGGAGAGACGGGGCCCGGCACCAGTTACCCGTCGACACCCGCGTGTTCACCGGCCGGAGCCAGGAGCTGGACCGCCTCGTCGGCCTCGCCGCCGGAGCCGGGGCCGCTGCCGCCGCCGGGGCCGTTGGTGTCGTCGAGGGCGGCAGCGCCGGGGCGGTGGTGATCCTGGCCATCGACGGGATGGCCGGTGTCGGCAAGACCGGCCTGGCCGTCCACGCCGCGCACCGCCTGCGCGCGAGCTACCCCGATGGGCAGCTGTTCATCGACCTGCACGGGCACACCCCGGGGCTGGACCCGCTGACTGCCGAGGACGCCCTCGAACAGCTCCTGCACGCGCTGGGCGTGGCGCCGCAGCTGGTACCCAAGAACCTGGACGAGCGCGCGGCCCACTACCGCCACCGGCTGGCCGACTCCCGGGTGCTGATCGTTCTGGACGACGCCTGCAGCACCGCGCAGGTGCGGCCGTTGCTGCCCGGCACTCCCGGCTGCCTGGTCCTGGTGACCAGCCGCAAGCGGCTGACCGGGCTGGACGACGCGCACTCGGTGGCCCTGGACGTGCTGCCCGAGGCCGACGCGGCCGCGCTGCTGCACGAGGTGGCCGGCCCCGGCCGGATCACCGCGGACCTCGCGTCGATCAGCGAACTCCTGTCGCTCTGCGGCAGCCTGCCGCTGGCCGTCCGGATCACCGCGGCCCGGCTGCGGCACCAGCGGAACCTGTCGGTGCCGGAGCTGGTGGAGCGGCTCCGCGACGAGAGTGCCAGGCTCTCGCAGCTCCAGGACGAGGACCGGAGCCTCGTCAGCGTCTTCGAGTGCTCCTATCGGGCCCTGCCCGCCGCTGAGCAGCGGCTCTTCCGCCTGCTCGGACTGGTTCCCGGCCCTGACTTCGACGTCCGCGCCGCCGCCCGGCTCGCCGATGTCGACCAGCGGGCCGCCGAAGTTCTGCTGGAGTCCCTGCTCGGCCACAACCTGCTCACCCAGCGCACCCCCGGGCGGTACCGCTTCCATGACCTGGTCCGTCTCTACGCCCGGATGCGGGACGGCGGCCAGGTCGCGGCGGTCGAGCGCGAGGCCGCCGTCGAGCGGCTGCTGGACCACTACCAGCAGGCCGCGGACGCCGCCGACCGGCGTCTCGCCCGCCAGTCCCACCCCGGAGCGGTTCCGACCGCGGCACCGACCGCCGCCTCTACCGTGGTGTCAACCAGCACCTCGCCCGCCGCCGAGCCCTGGCTCTCCGACCGCCCCCAGGCTCTGGCCTGGATGCGCACCGAGCGGGACAACCTGCTCGCGGCGCTGTCCTACGCCGCACGCCGCCAGCACCCTCGGGTGCCGGCCCTGACCGCTGCCCTGGCGGCTTTCCTGCAGGAGGAAGGCCCCTGGGAGCAGGCCGCCGTGCTCTTCCGCACCGCGCTGACCACGGCCCGGGCCCGTGGCGACCGGCTCGGTGAGGCGGACGCGCTCTGGGACCTCGGCAAGGTTCGGCACACCACCGGGGACCTGTCCGTCGCGGCCGGGTTCCACGAGCAGGCACTGGCGATCTACCGGAGCCTCGGCAACCGACTCGGCGAGGCCAACGCCCTGCACGACCTGGCCCGCACCCGGCACGCGGCCGGTGACTTCGCGGTCGGCGCCGACCTGCAACGGCAGGCGCTGGAGCTCTACCAGTGCCTCGGGCACCGCCACGGGACGGCGGTCTCGCTGTACTCGCTCTGCCGGGAGCGGATCGTCGCCGGCGACTTCTCGACCGGCGCCGACCTGCTGGAGCGGGCGCTCGCCATCTACCGGAGCCTCGGCGACCGCCTGGGCGAGGCCAACTCCCTCTGGGGGCTGGGCCGGGTGCGGCTAGCGACCGGCGACTACCCGGCCGCCGCCGCTCTGCACGAGCGGGCGCTGACGATCTACCAGGAGCTCGGACACCAGCGCAACCTGGCCTACGCCCTGATGGGGTTGGGCCGGGTGCGGCTGGCGACCGGCAGCCACGCGGCCGCGGCCGACCTGCTCCACCGGGCCCTGGCCATCCACCAGGACATCGGCGACCGGCTCGGCGAGGTGAACACCCTGCACGAGATGGGCCGGCTGGGGCTGGCGACCCGCGACCACCCGGCCGCAGCCGAGCACCTGGGCCGGGCCCTGGCGATCTACCGGGACGTCGGCGACCGCCAGGGCGAGGTCGACGTGCTCAACAGCCTGGGCGCGCTCAGCTGCGCGACCTCCGGAGCACGGGCGGCGCTGTCGCTGTACGAACAGGCCCTGGAGCTCGCCCGCCGGATCGACAGCCCGCTGGACGAGGCCCGGGCGCTGGAGGGCGCCGCCCGCTGCACCGCCCGGCAGGGCGACCCGGAGGCCGCCCTGCCGCTGCTCCGCCGGGCGGTGACGCTCTACCAGGGCATCGGAGCCGCCGAGGCCCAGTCGGCGGCGGCGCAGCTGGCCGTTCTGGAGAGCGATGCCCGCTACGTCGGCGGCTCACCGCTCTGCATCCCGCAGAAGGACCTTGACCTGCTCAAGCGCCAGGGGACGGCACGGCGCGGCGGGACGGTTCCGCGCGTCGACATGACATACCTGCACACGGACAGTCCGCTGGCATGGCCGCGGTGGGACTCCGGTGACGGTCCCGTCGAACCGGCCAGTGGGGCGGCAGGGGGCTGA
- a CDS encoding anti-sigma factor antagonist (This anti-anti-sigma factor, or anti-sigma factor antagonist, belongs to a family that includes characterized members SpoIIAA, RsbV, RsfA, and RsfB.), whose product MGASPVPVEDSCEPPGHALTRQVKGVTVVEFHGAIDIAAASQVAANLHAVTAVPGARVVVDLRPAAFLDCTALGVLCTARHQALQGGGHLGVVCLRLWHLRILRATGLHHVLQPVTTLQQALDHALRHRSPDGTTELL is encoded by the coding sequence ATGGGCGCAAGCCCCGTGCCGGTCGAGGATTCCTGCGAGCCGCCAGGGCACGCCCTCACCCGGCAGGTGAAGGGCGTCACCGTGGTGGAGTTCCACGGCGCCATCGACATCGCCGCCGCCTCTCAGGTCGCCGCGAACCTGCACGCCGTCACGGCAGTCCCCGGGGCCCGGGTCGTGGTGGACCTGCGCCCGGCGGCGTTCCTGGACTGCACCGCCCTGGGCGTCCTGTGCACCGCCCGGCACCAGGCCCTACAGGGCGGGGGACACCTGGGGGTGGTGTGCCTACGCCTGTGGCACCTGCGGATCCTGCGGGCCACCGGACTGCACCACGTCCTGCAACCGGTCACCACCCTGCAGCAGGCCCTGGACCACGCGCTGCGCCACCGGTCTCCTGACGGCACGACGGAGCTGCTGTGA
- a CDS encoding FtsX-like permease family protein, which yields MSGRRLDQYALGLRLAFTGGRDPLVRVLLSAVAIGLGVALLLLTASVPGMEQHRDARIHSQYDMLYGSTSMRASDRTVLIADTSTVFRGQDIRGRAVQPEGVDAPLPPGVAHYPGPGQMVVSPALASLLRANGSGLLRARLHYTPVGTIGEAGLLGPAQLSYIVGSDSLSFADGAVRIDEFGHPFTSKALNPLLVLLILVGFVVMLTPVVVFVGAAARFGGDQRDRRLSALRLSGADRRMTARTAAGESLGGAVVGLVLGLLFFLIGRRLLQNFSVEGLSFYAQDVSPQPVIAALVVVVVPALSIAVTQLAMHRVSLDPLGAVRRSVARKRRLWWRALLPVVGLGVLALALRSPQGIQQTQGMLLTAVGMLLLLAGVSALLPWLVEAATRRVPGGSLSWQLAVRRLQLGSGPAAGAVSGIVVAVAGAIALQTLFLGIQSSFTPSAQLSASVAGPRSGSPAAPAVAAVPAEVTFPGTPSQQLTQYAAEIRSSPEVATAAGVHDFYLTGPGNANGSLLRVADCQTLATFAVLPSCKDGDSFVALGSGYNNTALLDRRGTVVSTQSLGGSMADGPDWRIPAVTATVHQTDPAADPDSMGIGMLFATPGAVPGALLTSGTGAIFVGLDPTGPDVQDQLRTTVALLSPWATVSFPDSSDTNHDFTSVTHALLAGAALTLLLVAGSLLVGQLEQLRERKRSLAALFAVGARRRTLALSVLWQSAVPVAIGLLLAVGGGLALGGALLHLAQLPVGYDWPGVAAMVALAGAAVLLVTLLSLPVLLRTMRPSGLHFE from the coding sequence ATGAGCGGACGTCGGCTCGACCAGTACGCCCTGGGGCTGCGACTGGCGTTCACCGGTGGCCGGGACCCCCTGGTCCGGGTGCTGCTCTCCGCCGTAGCGATCGGACTCGGCGTCGCCCTGCTGCTGCTCACCGCCTCCGTCCCGGGCATGGAGCAGCACCGCGACGCCCGTATCCACAGTCAGTACGACATGCTCTACGGCTCGACGTCGATGCGGGCGAGCGACCGGACCGTGCTGATCGCGGATACCTCAACGGTCTTCCGGGGGCAGGACATCCGCGGGCGGGCGGTACAGCCGGAGGGCGTCGACGCCCCGCTCCCGCCGGGTGTGGCCCACTACCCGGGGCCGGGGCAGATGGTGGTCTCCCCCGCGCTCGCGAGCCTGCTGCGGGCAAACGGCAGCGGACTGCTGCGGGCGCGGCTGCACTACACGCCGGTCGGCACCATCGGCGAGGCGGGACTGCTCGGCCCCGCCCAACTGTCGTACATCGTCGGCAGCGACAGCCTCTCCTTCGCCGACGGCGCGGTCCGGATCGACGAGTTCGGGCACCCCTTCACCAGCAAAGCGCTGAATCCGCTGCTGGTGCTGCTGATCCTGGTCGGGTTCGTGGTGATGCTGACCCCGGTCGTGGTCTTCGTGGGCGCGGCCGCCCGCTTCGGCGGCGACCAGCGCGACCGGCGGCTCTCCGCGCTGCGGCTCTCCGGCGCGGACCGGCGGATGACCGCGCGGACAGCCGCCGGGGAGTCGCTCGGCGGAGCCGTGGTGGGCCTGGTGCTCGGCCTGCTCTTCTTCCTGATCGGCCGTCGGCTGCTGCAGAACTTCAGCGTCGAGGGGCTCAGCTTCTACGCCCAGGACGTCAGTCCGCAGCCGGTGATCGCGGCGCTGGTGGTGGTCGTGGTCCCGGCACTGTCGATCGCGGTGACCCAGCTGGCGATGCACCGGGTGTCGCTGGACCCGCTCGGGGCGGTCCGCCGCAGCGTTGCGCGGAAGCGCCGACTCTGGTGGCGGGCGCTGCTGCCAGTGGTCGGGCTGGGGGTGCTGGCCCTGGCACTGCGGTCCCCGCAGGGCATCCAGCAGACCCAGGGGATGCTGCTGACCGCCGTCGGGATGCTCCTGCTGCTGGCGGGCGTCTCCGCGCTGCTGCCCTGGCTGGTCGAGGCCGCCACCCGGCGCGTCCCGGGCGGCTCCCTCTCCTGGCAGCTCGCGGTCCGCAGACTGCAGCTCGGCTCGGGCCCGGCGGCCGGGGCGGTCAGCGGCATCGTGGTCGCCGTCGCCGGAGCCATCGCACTGCAGACCCTGTTCCTCGGCATTCAGTCGAGCTTCACCCCGTCCGCACAACTGTCGGCGTCGGTCGCCGGCCCCCGCAGCGGCAGCCCGGCCGCCCCGGCCGTTGCTGCCGTCCCTGCCGAGGTGACCTTCCCGGGCACGCCCTCCCAGCAGCTGACACAGTACGCGGCGGAGATCCGCAGCAGCCCGGAGGTGGCCACGGCGGCCGGTGTCCACGACTTCTACCTCACCGGGCCGGGCAACGCGAACGGCTCGCTGCTGCGCGTCGCCGACTGCCAGACCCTCGCCACCTTCGCGGTGCTGCCCAGCTGCAAGGACGGTGACTCCTTCGTCGCGCTCGGCTCCGGCTACAACAACACCGCGCTGCTGGACCGTCGGGGGACCGTCGTCAGCACGCAGAGCCTCGGCGGGTCCATGGCCGACGGCCCGGACTGGCGGATCCCCGCAGTGACCGCAACCGTCCACCAGACCGACCCCGCAGCCGATCCGGACAGCATGGGCATCGGCATGCTCTTCGCCACCCCGGGAGCGGTGCCGGGCGCACTGCTGACCAGCGGGACAGGCGCGATCTTCGTCGGACTCGACCCGACCGGCCCCGACGTCCAGGACCAGCTCCGCACCACCGTGGCGCTGCTCTCGCCGTGGGCGACCGTTTCGTTCCCGGACTCGTCCGACACCAACCACGACTTCACCTCGGTCACCCATGCCCTGCTCGCCGGCGCGGCGCTCACCCTGCTGCTGGTGGCCGGCAGCCTGCTGGTCGGCCAGCTGGAGCAACTCAGAGAACGCAAGCGCTCGTTGGCCGCGCTGTTCGCCGTCGGCGCCCGCCGTCGGACGCTCGCACTGTCGGTGCTGTGGCAGAGCGCGGTGCCGGTCGCCATCGGCCTGCTGCTGGCCGTCGGCGGCGGCCTGGCCCTCGGTGGGGCCCTGCTGCACCTGGCCCAGCTCCCGGTCGGCTACGACTGGCCCGGCGTCGCCGCGATGGTCGCCCTGGCCGGCGCGGCGGTACTGCTGGTCACCCTGCTCAGCCTCCCGGTCCTGCTCCGGACCATGCGCCCGTCCGGCCTCCACTTCGAGTGA
- a CDS encoding tetratricopeptide repeat protein: protein MSRYRKRSGPAPAEAPPDPAATGSIFADVNNGIASTGDGATNVINRYEGTAAYRITPLPDGRTAPPGGRWTGSPSGLLLARNRQVPFTGRAQEVAELVRWCTDPAGPDRAARLLHGPGGQGKTRLVLELAAELPSDWSRWEATPGGTSLASPGVEAPGRPALVVVDYTERWPVGVMKTVVEDVAARFRGRLRLLMVARANAGWWSSLRDSLRARGLIPDEQLLSPLAGGAADDRHAAYLAARRRFADALGVRGHEAAEVPTDLGDERYGLMLTVHMAALAAVHALDRNEQPPTDPSALSAYLLDRERNHWEEAHAGGKGHAALNADEMAQVVYVATLVGRLPYDEACTVLAKARVETLRTPGVLLKAHALVYPSGDEDGFLEPLYPDRLGEDFLALCTPGRPGRQAPDHWTRGALDRLLDVAETATAPDWLRHLCTVLVETGRRWPHVAQDHLSPLLRRRPWLALAAGGAVLAALPALPGIDLVSLLTIAARFPPRDSELDVGIAAVMLALEPALLDSAATARRQADIEREVSMRLFNASLHEEGIRAAQRAADLYRGLVDGAVDGERTALLIRLADALDSLGIHLELTGRPAVALTATQEAADILRDLPGDGATGDPPWLLSRVLANLAGRRGLAPAERLRIAEEAVAVSEQWENNHPGWWAELAGALENLAGALARHDRHQEAVERTRQAVAIRKTQFEQAPKGYGPDYARALANLGHRLSRIGEAAEAERATREAVVLYRELALANPVEHRPSLLDALLHLAVLLYVQGLSQQSVPVYEEALQVVETLAGSGNGYESELADVLDGLGLAYGQQPERFDDAVAALARCADLRRRLAAEDPDTHLPHLAQVLVDLANLHGQRPEQAPTLALLDEAAGVLRRLRDADPDRYAAQLARIESVASDLRQQQTGGGTGDRQA from the coding sequence ATGAGCAGATACCGGAAGCGCTCCGGGCCGGCGCCTGCAGAGGCGCCGCCCGACCCGGCCGCGACCGGCTCGATCTTCGCCGACGTGAACAACGGCATCGCCAGTACGGGCGACGGAGCCACCAACGTCATCAACCGCTACGAAGGCACCGCCGCGTACCGGATCACTCCCCTGCCGGACGGCCGGACGGCTCCGCCCGGCGGGCGCTGGACCGGCAGCCCGAGCGGGCTGCTGCTCGCCAGGAATCGGCAGGTGCCGTTCACCGGCCGGGCGCAGGAGGTGGCGGAGCTGGTGCGCTGGTGCACCGACCCCGCCGGGCCGGACCGGGCCGCCCGCCTGCTGCACGGCCCCGGGGGCCAGGGCAAGACGCGACTGGTGCTGGAGCTGGCGGCCGAGCTGCCCTCGGACTGGTCCAGATGGGAAGCGACGCCCGGCGGGACGAGCCTCGCCTCGCCGGGTGTCGAGGCCCCTGGCCGGCCGGCGCTTGTCGTTGTCGACTACACCGAGCGGTGGCCCGTCGGCGTGATGAAGACGGTCGTTGAGGACGTCGCCGCCCGCTTCCGGGGGCGGCTGCGCCTGCTGATGGTCGCGCGGGCGAACGCAGGGTGGTGGAGCAGCCTGCGTGACAGCCTGCGCGCCAGGGGTCTGATCCCCGACGAACAGCTGCTGTCGCCCCTCGCCGGCGGTGCGGCCGACGACCGCCACGCAGCGTACCTGGCTGCGCGCCGGCGCTTCGCCGACGCTCTGGGAGTCCGGGGCCACGAGGCTGCCGAGGTGCCCACGGACCTGGGCGACGAGCGCTACGGCCTCATGCTCACCGTCCACATGGCCGCCCTGGCCGCGGTGCACGCCCTGGACCGCAACGAGCAGCCCCCGACCGACCCCTCGGCGCTGTCCGCGTACCTGCTCGACCGGGAGCGGAACCACTGGGAGGAGGCCCACGCGGGTGGCAAAGGGCACGCGGCCCTCAACGCCGACGAGATGGCTCAGGTCGTGTACGTCGCCACCCTGGTCGGCCGGCTGCCCTACGACGAGGCCTGCACGGTCCTGGCCAAGGCCAGGGTCGAGACCCTCCGTACCCCCGGGGTGCTGCTCAAGGCGCACGCCCTGGTGTACCCGTCCGGCGACGAGGACGGCTTCCTTGAACCGCTCTACCCCGACCGGCTCGGCGAGGACTTCCTCGCGCTGTGCACGCCCGGGCGCCCCGGACGCCAGGCGCCGGATCACTGGACCCGGGGTGCGCTCGACCGGCTGCTGGACGTAGCGGAGACCGCGACCGCCCCTGACTGGCTCCGACACCTGTGCACGGTGCTCGTCGAGACCGGGCGGCGCTGGCCGCACGTCGCCCAGGACCACCTCTCGCCGCTGCTGCGCAGACGGCCCTGGCTCGCCCTTGCCGCGGGCGGCGCCGTCCTGGCCGCGCTCCCCGCCCTGCCCGGGATCGACCTGGTGTCACTTCTGACCATCGCCGCGCGCTTCCCCCCACGTGACAGCGAACTCGACGTCGGCATCGCCGCCGTGATGCTGGCGCTCGAACCGGCGCTGCTGGATTCGGCCGCCACCGCCCGCAGGCAGGCCGACATCGAGCGCGAGGTCAGCATGAGGCTGTTCAACGCCTCCCTGCACGAGGAGGGCATCCGGGCGGCGCAGCGCGCCGCGGACCTGTACCGGGGACTTGTGGACGGAGCGGTCGACGGGGAACGCACGGCGCTGCTGATTCGGCTGGCCGACGCCCTGGACAGTCTGGGCATCCACTTGGAGCTCACGGGTCGGCCCGCAGTCGCCCTGACGGCGACCCAGGAAGCGGCGGACATCCTGCGCGACCTGCCCGGGGACGGGGCCACCGGTGATCCTCCGTGGTTGCTGAGCCGGGTCCTGGCGAACCTCGCGGGTCGGCGGGGTCTCGCACCCGCCGAGCGGCTCCGCATCGCCGAAGAAGCCGTCGCGGTGTCCGAGCAGTGGGAGAATAATCACCCCGGCTGGTGGGCGGAGCTTGCAGGTGCGCTGGAGAACCTGGCTGGCGCCCTCGCGCGGCACGACCGGCATCAGGAGGCGGTCGAGCGCACCCGGCAGGCGGTGGCCATACGCAAGACCCAGTTCGAGCAGGCGCCGAAGGGCTACGGCCCGGACTACGCACGCGCGCTCGCCAATCTGGGCCACAGGCTCAGCCGGATCGGCGAAGCCGCCGAGGCGGAGCGGGCCACCCGGGAAGCGGTGGTCCTCTACCGGGAGCTGGCCTTGGCCAACCCCGTGGAACACCGGCCCAGTCTCCTGGACGCGCTGCTCCACCTCGCGGTCCTGCTCTACGTTCAGGGGCTCTCGCAGCAGTCCGTGCCCGTGTACGAGGAGGCGTTGCAGGTCGTTGAGACGTTGGCGGGCTCAGGGAACGGGTACGAAAGTGAGCTCGCCGACGTGCTCGACGGCCTCGGGCTGGCCTACGGTCAGCAGCCGGAGCGGTTCGACGACGCCGTGGCTGCGCTCGCGCGTTGCGCGGACCTGCGACGGCGGCTGGCCGCCGAGGACCCGGACACCCATCTCCCCCACCTGGCCCAAGTGCTGGTCGATCTCGCGAACCTGCACGGTCAACGTCCCGAGCAGGCGCCGACCCTGGCCCTGTTGGACGAAGCCGCCGGCGTCCTGCGGCGCCTGCGGGACGCGGACCCCGACCGGTACGCGGCGCAGCTGGCCAGGATCGAGTCCGTCGCCTCGGACCTGCGACAACAGCAGACCGGCGGCGGCACCGGCGACCGTCAGGCGTGA